In the Geobacter sp. FeAm09 genome, one interval contains:
- a CDS encoding hybrid sensor histidine kinase/response regulator, with translation MNLSAEQLDRRSPHILVVDDEDDILRLISFGLEKTGIRVSTAGHAAGARRLLEDGEFDAIITDVMMPDEDGITFLGDIHQRRPHTPIVIMTGYAQFQVAVNAIKNGAFDFISKPFDLPYLQNVVTKAVTYSKLLRMEKNYRAELEEAVATRTGELQNALAELEKTRTALLGAANEKSEFMATITHEMRTPMNGVIGALDLLADTEPSGFQKEYLEMARQSAGKMLELVDRLLSFRSGFGHGAAVRREPLDIPAALGRLAREHRERFAAKELSLEVRVAPDAPQSIACDGEQLCRLLGILLENALKFTEAGGVRLEVAAEPPEGPWVCFTVRDSGIGIPDAMLERIFDPFVQVDSSLTRRFGGVGLGLSIARHIATLLDGRLWAENGPGGGCSFHFQVRTDMPVPSRSPS, from the coding sequence ATGAACCTATCCGCAGAGCAGCTTGACCGGCGTTCTCCCCACATCCTCGTCGTGGACGACGAGGATGACATACTGCGTCTCATCTCCTTCGGCCTGGAAAAGACGGGGATCAGGGTCAGCACCGCCGGTCATGCTGCCGGAGCCCGCCGCCTGCTGGAAGACGGCGAGTTCGACGCGATCATCACGGACGTCATGATGCCGGACGAAGACGGCATCACCTTCCTGGGCGACATCCATCAGCGCCGCCCCCACACCCCCATCGTCATCATGACCGGATACGCCCAGTTCCAGGTGGCGGTCAACGCCATCAAAAACGGGGCTTTCGACTTCATCTCCAAACCGTTCGACCTCCCCTACCTGCAGAATGTGGTGACAAAGGCCGTCACCTACTCGAAGCTTTTGCGCATGGAAAAGAATTACCGCGCCGAGCTCGAAGAAGCCGTTGCCACCCGGACTGGGGAGCTGCAGAACGCCTTGGCCGAACTGGAAAAAACGCGCACGGCCCTGCTCGGGGCGGCCAACGAGAAAAGCGAGTTCATGGCGACCATCACCCATGAGATGCGCACCCCCATGAACGGCGTGATCGGCGCCCTCGACCTGCTTGCAGATACGGAACCCTCCGGCTTCCAGAAGGAATACCTCGAAATGGCCCGCCAGTCGGCGGGGAAGATGCTGGAACTCGTGGACCGGCTGCTCTCGTTCCGGAGCGGCTTCGGCCATGGGGCAGCGGTCAGGCGCGAGCCCCTCGACATCCCCGCGGCCCTGGGACGGCTGGCTCGGGAGCACCGCGAGCGATTCGCCGCAAAAGAGCTCAGCCTCGAAGTACGGGTGGCGCCGGATGCGCCGCAGAGCATCGCCTGCGACGGCGAGCAGCTCTGCCGGCTCCTGGGGATACTCCTGGAGAACGCCCTCAAGTTTACCGAGGCCGGCGGGGTGCGCCTGGAGGTTGCCGCGGAGCCACCGGAAGGCCCCTGGGTATGCTTCACCGTGCGCGACAGCGGCATCGGCATCCCCGACGCCATGCTGGAGAGGATCTTCGACCCCTTCGTTCAGGTGGACAGTTCGTTGACGCGACGTTTCGGCGGCGTCGGACTCGGCCTGAGTATTGCAAGACATATCGCCACCCTTCTGGATGGCCGCCTGTGGGCCGAAAACGGTCCGGGCGGCGGGTGCAGCTTTCATTTTCAGGTCAGGACCGACATGCCGGTGCCCTCAAGGAGCCCCTCGTGA
- a CDS encoding STAS domain-containing protein, with amino-acid sequence MTEQKAHDPGSAADAPAATVILDGALTIERGREFRETLRNALAGAQQVVLDVTQVHEIDIPGLQLICSACKTAAAAGKVFTFAGQLPACLMELKDGIGACQTGPCSHNGNASCIWFGGVK; translated from the coding sequence ATGACGGAACAGAAGGCGCATGACCCGGGAAGTGCGGCGGATGCCCCGGCCGCAACCGTCATCCTCGATGGCGCCCTGACCATCGAACGGGGCAGGGAATTCCGCGAGACCCTCAGGAATGCCCTGGCCGGCGCGCAGCAGGTCGTCCTGGATGTGACGCAGGTGCATGAAATCGACATACCGGGCCTGCAGTTGATCTGCTCCGCCTGCAAGACGGCGGCGGCGGCCGGCAAAGTATTCACCTTCGCGGGGCAGCTTCCCGCGTGCCTAATGGAGTTGAAGGACGGGATCGGGGCATGCCAGACCGGCCCGTGCAGTCATAACGGCAACGCATCCTGCATTTGGTTCGGAGGTGTGAAATAA
- a CDS encoding methyl-accepting chemotaxis protein, with the protein MSPATAHITISGAGSSDATAIAGWRSVITPSIDTLKRLAGTTENEFLHIGAQMQDFYQRSQEITSLANRMVEAVSGPQAQTVIERLREMMGDMEAYLAGTRSQSRENCTMLERILELLNHLTEPLDGFQKMYKILRMLSTSTKIESSRLGEVGLGFQTLAMDVEKLSHMVNEKSASILGDRQMLAGMIGDTLRTVRASEDAQDRELSTTLAGASHTLEELISVNDRCTSFATMISSVSGEVSGNISEVVSSMQMHDMTRQQFEHIVEALECLAARMQGIPTDAAANGDCRHLVTEAGDVCELQSAQLRHAASELCSAVRSIVENLRDVAGKQARMTSETLATTGIADAATGGSFVGAISSDMATVTAVLAKCALADQEMSATLKKVADTMQEVTGFVTDIEEIGSEIDLIALNSQIKAAHTGREGAALGVLAEAIKRLSVEAVTQTSAVSEALLQINRVTERLFGEASQEQDHLGAKVATMEAETEQILAALGAMNDELVSLLAGLNDKVSALAERIEEATGTMDAHERVAGMADEVMAILDGIVREARELEPASAEFKNNLRHMEERYTMESERHIHEAIARKRGIALAITTPQGAAPAAADTASEFGDNVDLF; encoded by the coding sequence ATGTCCCCTGCAACAGCGCACATCACCATATCCGGGGCGGGATCGAGCGACGCGACGGCGATAGCCGGGTGGCGCTCCGTCATCACCCCTTCCATCGACACGCTCAAAAGGCTGGCAGGCACCACCGAGAACGAATTTCTCCATATCGGCGCCCAGATGCAGGATTTTTACCAGCGCTCCCAGGAAATCACCTCCCTGGCCAACCGGATGGTCGAGGCGGTCTCCGGGCCGCAGGCCCAGACGGTGATCGAACGCCTGCGCGAGATGATGGGCGACATGGAGGCCTACCTCGCCGGCACCCGTTCCCAGAGCCGCGAAAACTGCACCATGCTGGAACGCATCCTGGAGCTTCTCAATCATTTGACCGAGCCCCTGGACGGCTTCCAGAAGATGTACAAGATTCTGCGGATGCTGAGCACCTCCACGAAGATAGAGAGTTCCCGCCTGGGCGAGGTGGGGCTCGGGTTCCAGACCCTGGCCATGGACGTGGAAAAACTCTCCCACATGGTAAACGAAAAATCCGCCAGCATCCTGGGGGACCGGCAGATGCTGGCCGGCATGATCGGCGACACCCTGCGCACCGTCCGCGCCAGCGAGGACGCCCAGGACCGGGAGTTGAGCACGACCCTGGCGGGCGCCTCCCACACCCTGGAAGAACTGATCTCCGTCAATGACCGCTGCACCAGCTTCGCCACCATGATCTCCTCGGTCTCCGGCGAGGTCTCCGGCAACATCAGCGAAGTGGTTTCCTCCATGCAGATGCACGACATGACCCGCCAGCAGTTCGAGCACATCGTGGAGGCCCTGGAGTGCCTTGCCGCCAGGATGCAGGGCATCCCGACCGATGCCGCCGCAAACGGCGACTGCCGCCATCTGGTCACGGAGGCCGGCGACGTGTGCGAACTGCAATCCGCGCAGCTCCGGCACGCGGCATCCGAGCTGTGCAGCGCGGTCCGCTCCATCGTCGAAAACCTCCGGGACGTGGCCGGCAAACAGGCCCGCATGACCTCGGAGACCCTGGCCACCACCGGCATCGCGGACGCGGCGACCGGTGGTTCGTTCGTGGGGGCCATCAGCAGCGACATGGCCACCGTGACCGCGGTGCTGGCCAAATGCGCCCTGGCCGACCAGGAGATGTCCGCCACCCTGAAGAAGGTCGCCGATACGATGCAGGAGGTGACCGGCTTTGTGACGGATATCGAGGAGATCGGCTCGGAGATCGACCTGATCGCCCTCAACTCCCAGATCAAAGCGGCCCATACCGGTCGCGAGGGTGCGGCCCTGGGGGTGCTCGCCGAGGCGATCAAGCGGCTTTCGGTCGAGGCCGTGACCCAGACCTCGGCGGTCTCGGAGGCCCTGCTGCAGATCAACCGCGTCACGGAGCGCCTTTTCGGCGAGGCGAGCCAGGAACAGGATCACCTGGGGGCGAAGGTGGCCACCATGGAGGCGGAAACCGAGCAGATCCTCGCGGCCCTGGGCGCCATGAACGACGAACTGGTGTCCCTGCTGGCCGGTCTCAACGACAAGGTCAGCGCCCTGGCGGAGCGGATAGAGGAGGCCACCGGCACCATGGACGCCCACGAGCGGGTCGCGGGCATGGCGGACGAGGTCATGGCCATCCTCGACGGCATCGTCAGGGAAGCCCGGGAACTGGAACCGGCCAGCGCGGAATTCAAAAACAACCTGCGCCACATGGAAGAACGCTACACCATGGAGAGCGAGCGCCACATCCACGAGGCGATTGCCCGCAAGCGCGGCATAGCTCTTGCTATCACAACACCGCAGGGGGCAGCCCCGGCAGCGGCGGACACCGCTTCGGAGTTCGGCGACAATGTGGATCTCTTTTGA
- a CDS encoding chemotaxis protein CheA, translated as MIEHHIVTYREEANELLTELETSLLELEENPADEELIGRVFRAMHTIKGSGAMFGFDEIAGFTHEVETVFDLVRNGRMTVSKSLLNLTLRARDHIKGLLDASVSGDEPDRTEGEAVIAGLRQLAPQLPDETSPPAVPGPAPATGAETVKTWRIRFKPCPELFLSGTKPLGLINELRELGTCHVVAHTSDVPALDDINPELCYLYWDIILTTARDMDAIKDVFIFIEDDCELKVDLIDDGGDGDTDLDYKKLGDILVERGDLSQMEIQKVLGLQKRFGELAVAVGAVTPDKVQSALVEQQHVKNVRQDRANQESTSSIRVPAEKLDLLVNLVGELVTVQAHLSQTAALHGNADFASIAEEVERLTNDLRDTALNIRMLPIGTTFSKFKRLVRDLSQELGKEIEMETEGAETELDKTVIERLNDPLVHLIRNSIDHGIEMPDVRVAAGKPAQGTVHLGAVHSGDSVLITIRDDGAGLDREAIRAKAVERGIITATAELSDKEIYNLIFAPGFSTAARITNVSGRGVGMDVVKKAIEALRGSIDIATVRGAGSTMTLKIPLTLAIIESLLVRIGANYFVMPLSSVEECVELTRDNIKEAHGRNLANVRGAIVPYIPLRERFCISDDRPDIEQIVITNIHGTKVGFVVDNVIGEHQTVIKSLGRMYRDVKGISGATILGDGTVALILDMGLLLQSVEADGHGSP; from the coding sequence ATGATCGAACACCATATTGTCACCTACCGGGAAGAGGCGAATGAACTGCTGACGGAACTGGAAACGTCGCTGCTCGAACTGGAGGAGAACCCCGCGGACGAAGAGTTGATCGGCAGGGTTTTCCGCGCCATGCATACCATCAAGGGATCGGGCGCCATGTTCGGTTTCGACGAGATCGCCGGCTTCACCCACGAGGTGGAAACGGTCTTCGACCTGGTGCGCAACGGCAGGATGACGGTTTCGAAATCGCTCCTGAACCTGACCCTGCGCGCCCGGGACCATATTAAGGGCCTTCTGGACGCGTCGGTTTCCGGGGACGAGCCCGACCGGACAGAGGGCGAGGCGGTTATCGCCGGACTCAGGCAACTGGCTCCGCAGCTCCCCGACGAAACGAGCCCGCCGGCGGTTCCAGGCCCCGCCCCTGCCACCGGGGCCGAGACGGTGAAGACCTGGCGCATCCGCTTCAAGCCGTGCCCGGAGCTGTTCCTCTCCGGCACCAAGCCGCTGGGCCTGATCAATGAACTGCGCGAACTGGGGACCTGCCATGTGGTGGCCCACACCTCGGACGTTCCCGCGCTTGACGACATCAACCCAGAACTCTGCTACCTCTACTGGGATATCATCCTGACCACCGCACGGGATATGGACGCCATCAAGGATGTTTTCATCTTCATCGAGGACGATTGCGAGCTGAAGGTGGACCTGATCGACGACGGCGGCGACGGCGACACGGATCTGGACTATAAGAAGCTGGGCGATATCCTGGTGGAGCGCGGCGACTTGAGCCAGATGGAAATCCAGAAGGTACTCGGACTGCAAAAACGCTTTGGAGAGTTGGCGGTTGCCGTGGGGGCCGTGACGCCCGACAAGGTGCAGTCGGCCCTGGTGGAACAGCAGCACGTCAAGAACGTGCGCCAGGATCGGGCCAACCAGGAATCGACCTCCAGCATCCGCGTGCCCGCCGAAAAGCTCGACCTCCTGGTCAACCTGGTGGGGGAACTGGTCACGGTCCAGGCCCATCTCAGCCAGACCGCGGCCCTGCACGGCAACGCCGATTTCGCTTCCATCGCCGAAGAGGTGGAACGCCTGACCAACGACCTGCGCGACACGGCCCTCAACATCCGCATGCTCCCCATCGGCACCACCTTCAGCAAATTCAAGCGCCTGGTGCGCGACCTCTCCCAGGAACTGGGCAAAGAGATCGAGATGGAGACCGAGGGCGCGGAAACGGAACTGGACAAAACCGTCATCGAGCGGCTCAACGACCCCCTGGTGCACCTGATCCGCAACAGCATCGACCACGGCATCGAAATGCCCGACGTGCGAGTGGCCGCCGGCAAACCGGCCCAGGGGACCGTGCACCTGGGCGCGGTGCACTCCGGAGACAGCGTCCTGATCACCATCCGCGACGACGGGGCGGGGCTCGACAGGGAGGCCATCCGCGCCAAGGCCGTGGAGCGGGGGATCATAACGGCCACTGCCGAGTTGTCGGACAAGGAGATCTACAACCTGATCTTCGCCCCCGGCTTCTCCACCGCAGCCAGGATCACCAACGTCTCGGGGCGCGGCGTGGGCATGGACGTGGTCAAGAAGGCCATCGAAGCGCTGCGCGGCAGCATCGATATCGCTACGGTGCGCGGAGCCGGCAGCACCATGACCCTCAAAATCCCCCTGACCCTGGCCATCATCGAAAGCCTGCTGGTCCGCATCGGCGCCAATTATTTCGTCATGCCGCTCTCGTCGGTGGAGGAGTGTGTCGAGCTGACCCGGGACAACATCAAGGAGGCCCACGGCCGCAACCTGGCCAACGTGCGCGGCGCCATCGTCCCCTACATCCCGCTGCGGGAGCGGTTCTGCATCTCCGACGACCGGCCGGACATCGAACAGATCGTCATCACGAACATTCACGGCACCAAGGTCGGCTTTGTCGTGGACAATGTGATCGGCGAACACCAGACGGTCATCAAGTCCCTGGGGCGGATGTACCGCGACGTCAAAGGCATCTCGGGCGCCACGATCCTGGGGGACGGCACCGTGGCCCTGATCCTCGACATGGGGCTGCTGCTCCAGTCGGTCGAAGCCGACGGGCACGGGAGCCCGTGA
- a CDS encoding cytochrome P460 family protein produces MNRIAACVMLCLISLPAALWAGSTSPSLPKSYHSWQKSGRKVVTDKSSLFYGIHYIYADKKAMAGYKAGNRFAEGSSIIIEHFNIKEGSGSPAEGSKNMIVLMRKDKRMKTTGGWLFAGYGADGAPSGLDPVGTCFGCHQKDAAKRDYVISTINDFKK; encoded by the coding sequence ATGAACCGGATCGCAGCTTGTGTCATGTTGTGCCTTATCTCCCTGCCGGCCGCCCTGTGGGCCGGCTCAACCTCCCCTTCCCTGCCCAAGTCGTACCATTCCTGGCAAAAAAGCGGCCGCAAGGTCGTTACCGACAAGAGTTCCCTGTTTTACGGGATTCACTACATCTACGCCGACAAGAAGGCCATGGCGGGGTACAAGGCCGGCAACCGGTTTGCCGAGGGGAGTTCCATCATCATCGAGCACTTCAACATCAAGGAGGGCTCCGGCTCCCCCGCCGAGGGCTCCAAGAACATGATCGTCCTGATGCGCAAGGACAAGCGCATGAAAACGACCGGCGGCTGGCTGTTCGCCGGATACGGCGCCGACGGCGCCCCGAGCGGGCTTGACCCCGTGGGCACCTGCTTCGGCTGCCACCAGAAGGACGCAGCCAAAAGGGATTACGTCATCTCGACCATCAACGATTTCAAAAAATAG
- a CDS encoding response regulator yields the protein MAKLIMTADDSASVRQMVSFTLKQNGYDVLEAVDGKDALTKLSSQKVDMLITDLNMPNMDGLGLIKGVRAGALNKFIPIIMLTTESQDGKKSEGKAAGATGWIVKPFKPEQLIAVIRKVLG from the coding sequence ATGGCAAAACTGATTATGACGGCCGACGATTCGGCCAGTGTCCGGCAGATGGTCAGCTTCACCCTCAAGCAGAACGGGTACGACGTCCTGGAGGCGGTGGACGGCAAAGACGCACTGACCAAGCTTTCCTCCCAAAAGGTCGATATGCTGATTACCGACCTGAACATGCCGAACATGGACGGCCTGGGCCTGATCAAGGGGGTCAGGGCCGGGGCGCTCAACAAGTTCATCCCGATCATCATGCTGACCACCGAATCCCAGGACGGCAAGAAGTCCGAAGGCAAGGCCGCCGGCGCCACCGGCTGGATCGTGAAGCCTTTCAAGCCCGAGCAGCTTATCGCCGTCATCAGGAAGGTTCTCGGGTGA
- a CDS encoding PleD family two-component system response regulator translates to MKCLIVEDDFISRRILKELLSKHFDCDIAINGEEAVTSFQLAHEGKHPYDLICMDIMMPGVNGQEALRRIREVERSLRVPAHLEAKVIMTTALDDPKTVVQAFYQGGATAYLVKPIGKQKLMNELRTLGLL, encoded by the coding sequence GTGAAATGCCTCATTGTGGAAGACGACTTCATTTCGCGCCGCATTCTCAAAGAACTACTGTCGAAGCATTTCGACTGCGACATCGCCATCAACGGCGAAGAGGCGGTGACCTCCTTCCAACTGGCCCACGAGGGCAAGCACCCCTACGACCTGATCTGCATGGACATCATGATGCCGGGCGTCAACGGCCAGGAGGCACTGAGGCGTATCCGGGAGGTGGAGCGCTCGCTCCGGGTTCCCGCCCACCTGGAGGCCAAGGTGATCATGACCACCGCCCTGGACGACCCCAAAACGGTCGTGCAGGCGTTCTACCAGGGGGGCGCGACCGCCTATCTCGTCAAGCCCATTGGCAAGCAGAAACTGATGAACGAGTTACGGACGCTCGGTTTGCTCTGA
- a CDS encoding methyl-accepting chemotaxis protein encodes MLNNMKIGKRLALGFGIVLALMLALTWIGISNMGQIQGKLERIVKVNNERFELANDMLNNIFEVSLNLRNVIIDESSEKRQGYYKSSQEQREKYNEGFKKIEGMTTKDDQKGLDLIAKIKEAQDAARPLNNKVFELALAGKSAEASALMMKEARPATRKWIDLLNGLADHQKERTKIRYEEAGKTYDAARSWMFAIGGVAILFAVFVAVFLTRGIVRPLSEAVGVANSLAAGDLTVAVQVTSRDETGQLMEAIRNMVDKLKHVVGDVVAAADNVASGSQELSATAQQLSQGATEQAASAEEISSSMEEMTSSIKQNADNSTQTEKIAVKSASDAKEGGKAVAETVGAMKEIATKISIIEEIARQTNLLALNAAIEAARAGEHGKGFAVVASEVRKLAERSQAAAGEISELSTRSVQVAETAGQMLDKMLPDIQKTAELVQEISASSKEQDAGAEQINKAIQQLDSVIQQNASASEEMASTSEELSGQAEQLKDSISFFRIDAGQARSSQASRPARKSVQIAHAARSVSAPVVRKGNGVSLDMGPSGPDRLDDEFEKF; translated from the coding sequence ATGCTCAACAACATGAAGATCGGTAAACGGCTCGCATTGGGATTTGGCATTGTGCTGGCGCTGATGCTGGCATTGACCTGGATCGGCATCTCCAATATGGGGCAGATCCAGGGAAAACTTGAGCGCATCGTCAAGGTCAACAATGAACGGTTCGAGTTGGCAAACGACATGTTGAACAATATCTTTGAGGTATCGTTGAACCTGCGCAACGTGATCATCGACGAGAGCAGCGAAAAACGGCAGGGATATTACAAGAGTTCCCAGGAACAGCGCGAAAAATACAACGAGGGCTTCAAAAAAATCGAGGGCATGACCACGAAGGATGACCAGAAGGGGCTGGACCTGATTGCCAAGATCAAAGAGGCCCAGGATGCGGCCCGGCCGTTGAACAACAAGGTCTTTGAGCTCGCCCTGGCGGGAAAAAGCGCCGAGGCATCGGCGTTAATGATGAAAGAGGCCCGCCCCGCCACCAGAAAATGGATCGATCTACTCAACGGGTTGGCCGACCACCAGAAGGAACGTACCAAGATCCGCTACGAAGAGGCGGGCAAAACCTACGATGCCGCCCGAAGCTGGATGTTCGCCATCGGCGGCGTTGCCATCCTGTTTGCGGTATTCGTGGCGGTGTTCCTGACCCGCGGCATCGTGCGCCCCCTGTCCGAAGCCGTTGGGGTGGCCAACTCACTGGCCGCCGGTGACCTCACCGTGGCCGTTCAGGTCACGAGCAGGGACGAGACCGGCCAGTTGATGGAGGCCATCAGGAACATGGTGGACAAGCTCAAGCACGTGGTGGGCGACGTGGTTGCGGCGGCGGACAACGTGGCTTCCGGCAGCCAGGAACTCTCCGCCACGGCCCAGCAGCTCTCCCAGGGGGCTACCGAACAGGCGGCCTCGGCCGAGGAGATCTCGTCGTCCATGGAGGAGATGACCTCCAGCATCAAGCAGAACGCCGACAATTCCACCCAGACCGAGAAGATTGCCGTCAAGTCGGCCTCCGACGCCAAGGAGGGGGGCAAGGCCGTGGCCGAGACCGTGGGCGCCATGAAGGAGATCGCCACCAAGATCTCCATCATCGAGGAGATTGCCCGCCAGACCAACCTGCTGGCCCTCAACGCCGCCATCGAGGCCGCCCGGGCCGGGGAGCACGGCAAGGGGTTCGCCGTGGTCGCCTCCGAGGTCAGGAAGCTGGCCGAGCGGAGCCAGGCGGCCGCGGGCGAGATCTCGGAGCTTTCCACCCGCAGCGTCCAGGTGGCCGAGACCGCCGGGCAGATGCTGGACAAGATGCTCCCCGACATCCAGAAGACCGCGGAGCTGGTCCAGGAGATCTCCGCCTCCAGCAAGGAGCAGGACGCCGGGGCCGAACAGATCAACAAGGCCATCCAGCAGTTGGACAGCGTCATCCAGCAGAACGCCTCGGCATCGGAAGAGATGGCCTCCACCTCGGAAGAGCTTTCGGGCCAGGCCGAGCAGTTGAAGGATTCCATCAGCTTCTTCCGTATCGACGCCGGCCAGGCGCGCAGTTCCCAGGCTTCCCGGCCGGCCCGCAAGAGCGTCCAGATCGCCCACGCGGCCCGGAGCGTTTCCGCGCCGGTGGTCCGCAAGGGCAACGGGGTCAGTCTCGACATGGGGCCTTCGGGGCCGGACCGCCTCGACGACGAATTCGAGAAATTCTAG